From a single Rosa rugosa chromosome 7, drRosRugo1.1, whole genome shotgun sequence genomic region:
- the LOC133720607 gene encoding gibberellin receptor GID1C-like: protein MEDNNEVNEVDLTDSKMVVPLNTWVLISNFKLSYNLLRRPDGTFNRHLAEFLDRKVAPNANPVDGVLSFDVIIDKGTSLLTRIYQPASADAPQLNILDFHKPVGVEVLPVIIFFHGGSFAHSSANSGIYDILCRRLVGNCKAVVVSVNYRRAPENRFPCAYDDGWTTLKWVNSRSWLKSTKDSKVHIYLAGDSSGGNIVHNVALRAAESGIEVLGNILLNPMFGGLERTESEERLDGKYFVTIQDRDWYWRAFLPEGEDRDHPACNPFGPRGISLKDVKFPKSLVVVAGLDLVQDWQLAYAKGLEKAGQDVKLLFLDKATIGFYLLPNNDHFYTVMNEISSFVRSDC from the exons ATGGAGGATAATAATGAAGTTAATGAAGTTGACCTTACTGACTCCAAG ATGGTAGTTCCATTGAACACTTGGGTCCTGATCTCTAACTTCAAGCTGTCCTACAACCTCCTCCGTCGCCCTGACGGGACTTTTAACCGCCACTTGGCAGAGTTCCTTGACCGGAAAGTGGCACCCAATGCAAATCCAGTTGATGGGGTTCTCTCATTTGATGTCATCATTGACAAAGGAACTAGCTTACTGACTCGAATCTATCAACCTGCCAGTGCTGATGCACCACAGCTGAACATTCTTGATTTCCACAAGCCTGTGGGGGTTGAGGTTCTTCCTGTCATAATTTTCTTCCATGGTGGAAGCTTTGCTCACTCCTCTGCAAACAGTGGCATATATGACATTCTGTGCCGCAGACTAGTTGGCAATTGCAAGGCTGTAGTGGTCTCGGTGAACTATCGTCGAGCACCTGAAAACCGATTCCCATGTGCCTATGATGATGGATGGACAACCCTGAAGTGGGTGAACTCGCGGTCCTGGCTTAAAAGTACAAAGGACTCAAAAGTTCACATATATCTGGCTGGTGACAGCTCCGGTGGGAACATTGTACACAATGTTGCTTTGAGAGCAGCAGAATCTGGAATTGAGGTGTTGGGAAACATACTGCTCAACCCAATGTTTGGTGGGCTAGAGAGAACTGAATCTGAGGAGCGCCTGGATGGGAAATACTTTGTCACTATCCAAGACCGGGACTGGTATTGGAGAGCTTTTCTCCCTGAAGGAGAAGATAGGGACCATCCTGCATGTAATCCATTTGGCCCAAGGGGTATAAGCCTTAAAGATGTCAAGTTCCCAAAGAGCCTTGTGGTGGTGGCTGGTTTGGATCTTGTTCAGGACTGGCAACTAGCTTATGCTAAAGGACTTGAGAAGGCTGGCCAGGACGTCAAGCTTCTATTTCTCGACAAGGCCACGATTGGTTTCTACTTGTTGCCAAACAATGACCATTTCTACACCGTAATGAATGAGATAAGTAGCTTTGTGAGGTCTGATTGTTAA
- the LOC133721048 gene encoding uncharacterized protein LOC133721048, translating to MAKKKATHQPKDATNQEEEATQQTQNHNNNTTAASMGDVLSEKLANLKSLNSLLLKETLDRRQQVEALVKAQKGLESELSKLGMEKKLMEVELVEKSDEGFGVELEKSVFGVFVAAQMAEMLREKAEIERVKRETEEEVEVLRREVDELVGTLENEKGKLSRVCWERDVVKGDFDGLALEANGLRLKVVEMERRERCVEDEVEKVKSQCRGLVEEKCDKDRVVEAMMRERDLAERKRGELESVIADLKREIGRIVREKNEIDKAKIGQEVMVSKLEKEVGQLNKVGLRLRTENEGLQKKVSELEESVGEAAAKEREMETEIKALVEEKKEKEDRVERLNEEVKSQKAILDMVTEELENKEQRIKEITQKKNQIEEAKANRDSEVAELSRQVGEQSDVIFTLRKSCNEKEEKNARLVSEVCQYKDAVERVKQERAELQKSLAEQKKIVEDLKLIVSEREKKVKEIEQLLGKLRTESDDITEKNKVMESHLESLAKEKDVVQKSLSDAQRDIHDWKVKYESAGRTSKQALTMLKNTAAFLASQSEGKKEVAIKEKNLGEEVQPYAAELDIVQSAFRNNEKMIEDLKQQLESVRSVAQAQKRKSFWTLVSSATTIIAAASVAYAAKGR from the coding sequence ATGGCCAAAAAGAAAGCGACCCATCAACCCAAAGACGCCActaatcaagaagaagaagcaaccCAGCAGACCCAgaaccacaacaacaacaccacCGCCGCCTCCATGGGCGACGTGTTGTCGGAGAAGCTCGCCAACCTCAAGTCGCTGAACTCTCTGCTTCTCAAGGAGACCCTCGATCGGAGGCAGCAGGTGGAGGCTCTGGTCAAGGCCCAGAAGGGTTTGGAGTCTGAGCTGAGTAAGCTGGGAATGGAGAAGAAGCTCATGGAGGTTGAGTTGGTGGAGAAGAGTGACGAGGGGTTTGGTGTCGAGTTGGAGAAGAGTGTTTTCGGGGTTTTCGTGGCGGCCCAGATGGCTGAAATGCTGAGAGAGAAGGCTGAGATTGAGAGGGTGAAGagggaaacagaggaggaggtTGAGGTTTTGAGGAGGGAGGTGGATGAGCTTGTGGGGACTCTTGAAAATGAGAAGGGTAAGCTGAGCCGGGTGTGTTGGGAGAGAGATGTGGTGAAGGGGGATTTCGATGGCCTTGCTCTGGAGGCGAATGGGTTGAGGTTgaaggtggtggagatggagaggagagagaggtgtGTGGAGGATGAAGTGGAGAAGGTGAAGTCGCAATGCCGAGGGTTGGTGGAGGAGAAATGTGACAAGGACAGAGTGGTTGAGGCGATGATGAGGGAGAGGGATTTGGCGGAGAGGAAGCGTGGTGAGTTGGAGAGTGTGATTGCGGATTTGAAGAGGGAGATTGGGAGGATTGTGAGGGAGAAGAATGAGATTGATAAGGCGAAGATTGGGCAGGAAGTGATGGTTTCTAAGTTGGAGAAAGAGGTCGGGCAATTGAATAAGGTTGGATTGCGTTTGAGGACGGAGAACGAGGGGTTGCAGAAGAAGGTTTCGGAGCTGGAGGAGAGTGTGGGTGAGGCTGCGGCGAAGGAAAGGGAGATGGAGACGGAGATCAAGGCCTTGGTggaagagaagaaggagaaggaggataGAGTTGAGAGGTTGAATGAGGAAGTGAAATCGCAGAAGGCAATTTTGGATATGGTCACTGAGGAATTGGAGAACAAGGAGCAGAGAATCAAGGAAATAACTCAAAAGAAGAATCAGATTGAGGAGGCAAAGGCCAATCGAGATAGTGAAGTTGCTGAGCTGAGTAGACAAGTCGGTGAGCAAAGTGATGTTATATTTACTCTGCGAAAATCGTGCAatgagaaagaagagaagaatgcACGGTTGGTTTCTGAAGTTTGTCAATATAAAGATGCTGTTGAGCGTGTTAAGCAAGAGAGGGCTGAGCTTCAGAAAAGTTTGGCTGAGCAGAAAAAGATAGTGGAAGATTTGAAGCTGATTGTTTCCGAAAGGGAGAAGAAGGTTAAAGAAATAGAGCAATTGTTGGGGAAGCTGAGGACTGAGAGCGATGACATTACTGAGAAGAATAAAGtgatggagagccacttagaaTCATTGGCAAAGGAAAAGGATGTTGTGCAGAAGAGCCTTTCTGATGCTCAGCGGGATATTCATGATTGGAAGGTTAAATATGAATCGGCAGGGAGGACCTCGAAACAAGCATTGACTATGTTGAAGAACACTGCAGCATTCCTAGCTTCTCAATCTGAAGGGAAGAAGGAAGTGGCTATAAAGGAGAAGAACCTTGGAGAAGAAGTTCAACCATATGCAGCGGAGTTGGATATCGTACAGAGTGCTTTCAGAAACAATGAGAAGATGATTGAAGACTTGAAGCAACAACTGGAGTCTGTGCGCTCTGTGGCTCAGGCACAGAAGAGGAAGAGTTTCTGGACTTTGGTGTCATCGGCAACAACAATAATTGCTGCAGCATCTGTTGCATATGCTGCTAAAGGTCGCTGA
- the LOC133723691 gene encoding nucleoside hydrolase 3-like, whose product MLSATLFGVLIVLTPKLYHVHDHVEAAQPHRILVDTDVDTDDVLALLYLLKQNRTEFDLQAITINSNGWSDAGHAVNYIYDILFVMDRDNIAVGVGGEGGILPNGTFLPNVGGYHPIIDQGASTAGGCRYRQAIPPGKYGRLYTNTNYGIRKALLPQGGRKYVPVEQATAQQVMKDAVSAGSIIVFVLGTHTNLAIFLMTNPHLKKNIEHIYVMGGAIEPGIGNLFPPDSNPYAEFNFFGDPFAAYTVLHSGVPITLIPLDATRTIPVNKNFFAAFEQKQDTFEAQYSFQTLKMVRDTWPNNQFHEEYCFWDSFMVGVALSQMRNLERSDQDHGGENEFAEMEYMNISVVTSNTPYGISDGSNPLISGGLIPKFNLQKNGVHSGHVQLGLQDPFCLVKGGKGKCQDGYTQKATGPEAVSVLVATEAKPNCDIDEKMLTKKFYKSFLEVINRPNKQTARLSNTRAAQFQPDEYERVVQKQKADFEKKNSMGKPVVFDMDMSAGDFLALLYLLNLPAELINLQGILVTPNGWATAATIEILYDILHMMERDDIQVGLGNVFAVGQSYSSVTFTSLGDCSYSKSIPHGSGGFLDSDTLYGFARDLPRSPRRYKPEIRGSPGFGQPTALDVWKSIVKSLHPGSKITLLTNGPLTNLAEIILSENNTDSVVREVFIVGGHIVDENDNARGNVFTVASNEYADFNMFLDPLAAKAVFDSKLNITMIPWKTQKQVSSFQNILNTLQQQLTNSHRTPQAAFAQNLISRLWQLKQNHHSYHHMDTFLGEILGAVTLAGNGNHSQLNQTFKFIPLKVVAEGDESVIGQMLIDDQKQAKMVKVLCSVNQNAFYEQFANVIMS is encoded by the exons ATGCTAAGTGCTACACTATTTGGAGTTCTAATTGTGCTAACTCCAAAGCTATACCATGTCCATGATCATGTCGAAGCAGCTCAGCCTCACCGCATTCTTGTAGACACAGACGTCGATACAGATGATGTTCTTGCTCTTCTTTATCTCTTGAAGCAAAACAGGACGGAATTCGATTTACAG GCGATCACTATTAACTCAAATGGATGGAGCGATGCCGGGCACGCTGTGAATTACATATATGACATCCTTTTCGTGATGGATCGAGACAACATTGCTGTTGGTGTGGGAGGTGAAGGTGGCATCTTGCCTAATGGTACCTTCCTTCCAAATGTTGGGGGTTATCACCCTATTATTGACCAG GGCGCGTCAACAGCCGGTGGTTGCAGATACAGACAAGCAATTCCACCGGGGAAATATGGTCGTCTATACACAAATACAAACTATGGCATACGCAAGGCCTTGCTTCCTCAG GGTGGGAGAAAATATGTACCTGTAGAACAAGCTACAGCTCAACAAGTGATGAAAGATGCGGTGTCTGCAGGTTCCATCATTGTGTTTGTTCTAGGCACACATACAAATTTAGCAATTTTTCTTATGACTAATCCTCAccttaagaaaaatattgagcATATATATGTCATGGGAGGTGCTATTGAACCTGGCATCGGTAATTTGTTCCCCCCAGACTCCAATCCATATGCAGAGTTCAATTTCTTTGGAGATCCTTTTGCTGCATACACG GTATTGCATTCTGGCGTTCCAATCACACTCATTCCTTTAGATGCGACAAGGACGATTCCTGTAAACAAGAATTTCTTTGCTGCATTTGAACAGAAACAAGATACATTTGAGGCACAATATAGCTTCCAGACCTTGAAAATGGTTCGTGATACATGGCCTAACAATCAGTTTCATGAGGAATATTGCTTCTGGGATTCTTTTATGGTTGGTGTTGCGCTGTCTCAAATGCGTAACTTAGAGAGATCTGATCAAGATCATGGAGGAGAAAATGAGTTTGCGGAAATGGAATATATGAACATCTCAGTGGTTACTTCAAATACACCTTATGGAATCTCAGATGGCTCAAATCCCCTCATCAGTGGGGGTTTGATCCCAAAGTTCAATTTACAGAAGAATGGAGTGCATAGTGGTCATGTTCAGCTAGGTTTGCAAGACCCATTTTGCCTTGTCAAGGGGGGTAAAGGAAAATGTCAG GATGGTTACACACAGAAGGCAACTGGTCCGGAAGCCGTTTCTGTTCTTGTTGCAACAGAAGCTAAACCAAATTGTGACATTGACGAGAAGATGCTTACGAAAAAGTTCTATAAAAGTTTCTTGGAA GTTATAAATCGACCGAATAAGCAAACCGCACGACTTAGTAACACTAGAGCAGCACAGTTTCAGCCTGATGAGTATGAAAGAGTAGTCCAAAAGCAAAAAGCagattttgaaaagaaaaactcGATGGGTAAACCTGTAGTTTTTGACATGGATATGAGTGCCGGGGATTTTCTAGCCCTTCTATATCTGCTAAATTTACCTGCAGAACTGATCAACCTCCAGGGAATACTAGTTACTCCAAATGGGTGGGCAACTGCTGCAACCATAGAAATTCTATATGACATACTGCATATGATGGAGCGTGATGATATTCAAGTTGGTCTTGGAAATGTATTTGCAGTTGGACAATCTTATTCATCTGTGACTTTCACTTCGCTCGGAGACTGCAGCTACTCTAAGTCCATTCCTCACGGCAGCGGTGGCTTCTTGGACTCTGATACACTCTATGGATTTGCTCGTGACTTGCCTCGTAGTCCTAGAAG ATACAAACCAGAAATTAGAGGAAGCCCTGGATTTGGACAACCGACTGCACTAGATGTTTGGAAGTCCATCGTAAAATCACTGCATCCAGGATCCAAGATTACTTTGTTGACCAATGGACCGTTGACAAATTTAGCCGAAATCATTCTTTCTGAGAACAACACAGACTCAGTGGTCCGG GAAGTAtttatcgttgggggacacaTTGTGGATGAAAATGATAATGCAAGAGGGAATGTTTTCACTGTTGCTTCAAATGAATATGCAGACTTTAACATGTTTCTTGACCCTTTGGCTGCAAAAGCAGTTTTCGATTCCAAACTGAACATTACAATGATTCCATGGAAAACCCAAAAGCAAGTCAGTTCTTTCCAGAACATTCTCAATACATTGCAACAGCAGCTAACAAATAGTCATAGGACTCCTCAAGCTGCATTTGCCCAAAATCTAATTTCTAGGCTATGGCAACTAAAACAAAATCATCATAGCTACCATCACATG GACACATTTTTAGGAGAAATACTTGGTGCTGTGACCTTGGCTGGAAATGGAAATCATTCTCAATTGAACCAGACCTTTAAGTTTATTCCCCTCAAGGTTGTGGCTGAGGGAGACGAATCAGTAATCGGGCAGATGCTTATTGATGACCAAAAACAAGCAAAAATGGTGAAGGTACTATGTAGTGTAAATCAAAATGCATTTTATGAACAATTTGCTAATGTAATTATGTCATAG
- the LOC133723692 gene encoding histidine-containing phosphotransfer protein 1-like, whose product MAGVSQLQKQFVDYKASLFQEGVLDEQFDQLQGLQDESNPNFVVEVVSLFFQDSERLLNDLTKTLNQQGVDFKKVGANVHQLKGSSSSIGAQRVQRVCIAFRNYGEEHNIEGCLKSLQLVKHEYGIVKNKLETLFKLEQQILAAGGIVPR is encoded by the exons ATGGCTGGTGTGTCTCAGTTGCAGAAGCAGTTTGTTGACTACAAAGCCTCACTCTTTCAAGAG GGGGTTCTGGATGAACAGTTTGACCAACTTCAGGGACTACAAGATGAGAGCAACCCAAATTTTGTGGTTGAAGTGGTGTCTCTCTTCTTTCAAGATTCTGAGAGGCTTCTCAATGACCTGACCAAGACTCT AAACCAGCAgggtgttgacttcaaaaaggTCGGTGCCAATGTTCATCAGTTGAAGGGTAGCAGCTCCAG CATTGGTGCTCAGAGGGTTCAGAGAGTCTGCATTGCATTTCGTAACTACGGTGAGGAGCACAACATTGAAGG GTGCCTAAAATCTCTTCAGCTAGTGAAGCATGAATATGGCATTGTGAAAAATAAACTTGAAACTCTTTTCAAG CTGGAGCAACAGATTTTGGCTGCCGGCGGCATTGTACCAAGGTAA